The sequence CGGCGCGCCGGTGGCCGGGTCAAAGTAAATTTCGACCTTCTTGCCAGCCTTGTCGAAACCGTAGATTTCGTAGCACTGGCCCTTGCTGACCTTGAAGGTCTTGATCTGGTAGCCCTGCACTTCAAGGCTTTTCTTGAAATCAGCCTCTTTCATCCACTTGTCCTGGGGAACGCTGCAGGCGGGACCGGCAAATGCTGCACTGGACAGGGCAATCAGAAGGGGGGCGAGAAAAATGGATTTCATAGGGGTACTCACGGGTAGGTTGAATGCCAGCACCTGCTGACCCCCTGTATTTCACGCCGGCCAGATTAAGGGTTTCTGAAGGCCGGGCCTCAGCCCTTGAGTTCGGCGCGCATCGCGTCAATCACCGCCTTGTAGTCGGGCTTGCCGAAAATCGCGCTGCCAGCCACGAAGGTATCGGCGCCGGCGGCGGCCACGCGGGCGATGTTGTCGATCTTGATGCCGCCATCGAC comes from Polaromonas naphthalenivorans CJ2 and encodes:
- a CDS encoding PepSY domain-containing protein — protein: MKSIFLAPLLIALSSAAFAGPACSVPQDKWMKEADFKKSLEVQGYQIKTFKVSKGQCYEIYGFDKAGKKVEIYFDPATGAPLESK